A genomic region of Pelodiscus sinensis isolate JC-2024 chromosome 19, ASM4963464v1, whole genome shotgun sequence contains the following coding sequences:
- the ORMDL2 gene encoding ORM1-like protein 2, with protein sequence MNVGVAHSEVNPNTRVMNSRGIWLAYMISVGVLHVILLSIPFFSIPVVWTLTNVIHNLVMYWFLHTVKGTPFETPDQGKDRLLTHWEQIDYGTQCTSSRKFLSISPVVLYLLTSFYTKYDPAHFLINTTSLLSVLLPKLPQFHGVRVFGINKY encoded by the exons ATGAATGTTGGGGTGGCCCACAGTGAGGTGAATCCCAACACCCGGGTGATGAACAGCCGTGGCATCTGGCTGGCCTACATGATCTCGGTGGGAGTTCTCCATGTGATTCTCCTCAGCATCCCATTCTTCAGCATTCCAGTGGTCTGGACCCTTACTAATGTTATACACAACCTG GTTATGTACTGGTTTCTTCACACTGTGAAAGGAACCCCGTTTGAGACACCGGACCAGGGCAAGGATCGCCTCCTCACACACTGGGAACAGATAGACTATGGGACGCAGTGCACCTCCTCCCGCAAATTCCTCAGCATCTCGCCGGTAGTCCT TTACCTCCTCACCAGCTTTTATACCAAATACGACCCTGCACATTTTCTAATCAACACGACCTCCCTCCTCAGCGTCCTCCTCCCCAAGCTGCCCCAGTTCCATGGCGTGCGTGTCTTTGGCATCAACAAATACTAA